One Natrinema longum genomic window, AGCTCGGCAGAGAGTAGTGGATTCTTTGGAAAGATGAGGGAAGCCTGGGAGAACACCAAATCGGTCGGAAGCGATCTCTCCCAGGCGATGACCAAGGGTGCGATCGGCTCGCTGGCCGGTGCAGGTGGAAAAATCGTCGGGAAGGTCGGCGGTGGAAGCCTCGGTGCTCTCCTCGGGGGAGCCGTCGGGAGTCTCGCCGGGCCGGTTGGGACCGGTGCGGGCGCTGCTGTTGGCTACCAGATCGGCGGAACGCTGGGCGGCGAGATACTCGGCGGAGCCGCCGGCGACGTGGCCAAACAGCTCACCGACTACTCCTTACCAAACGAACACGCTGCGTCTGTTGCTGATCTTCAGCAAAAATACCAAGCACTTGAAGAGAAAGTCAAACAATTGGAGAATGAACAGATGGCGACTGGAGGGGGTCGCTCACGTGGTCTTTCCCAAAGTATCTCGGGAGGTAATTGAAAATGGAGGTGTCAATAACTGGGGAAGACGATGTTGCGGTCGGCCTGTGCGTAATTGATAACGATGGTGTCGAGCATCTCATCGAGTTGGAGAGAGACGGTGAAATATATTATCATGACCAAGATGGCTATCCCGACGATCCAACTGATCGAACAGAGGAAGGAAATGAGCGAGTAAATCAGGCCCGTCGATTTGCAAAATATTTCGTCTTGGCTGAACGAGGATACGATACGGTTCCAGCGGCTGAAAACCCCATTCGAATTAACGCTGTCCGGAAGGCGATCAACGAGATGACCGCTGATGAATTTGAACGCCACTTCGGCGACCTCTATCAGCAACTCGCTTACGAGGAGGGCAACGCCACCTCACCTGCAATTACTGTTCCACCGGAAGCTACTGACTCAAGTATCTTCTGTCAGAACATCTATCTTGGAGTTGATCCCTTCGAGACAGATATTGGTGGGCAACTTGCCGACGAGTACGGCCTTGCTATCGACCAATCGGCCGCCAATATCGATCTTACTGACGTCTCGGCGGATGAGCTTGATACGTGGGCAGAATATGCCGGCGAATTCACTGGTCGTGTAGAAGAGACTGACCTCGACCTGAGTGAGGCCACGTATATTGATGAGACTTCTCAACTCTACATCAAGTATCCGAACGGACCAAATCTGACAGCTGTCGACGACCATCTCGAGCCGGCAGCGCGCGACGCAGACACGGTCATCGAACTGTTGCCGATTGACCCGCAGGATCTCGAGTATTTCAAATCCTTCATGGATCACTACCTTCGCTGTCAGATTCGGGATTCGTTCGTTGAGATGGGTGTCCATCCACCAGATGAGTTTCAGGTGATCGGGATGGGTCGGTTCATGTCTACCTGGCGGTACGACAATATTGAGTTCTATCCCGAATTTCACAATCCGGACGCCGAGGCGTTCCACTGATTTCTAGAGAAATGCCATCTCACCTTCTGTGTAGGTCTAAGACACGGCTGACTCGCTGCCTCGAGTTCGGCTCACGACACAAAACGGGTGTCGCCACCCTCAATCCCTTACCTCGAGTCGCTCCTTTTCCCCGGGATGAACTCCGCAGAGACGGGACAGCCACAGGGTGTCGCTTTGTGCGTGAGCGGGCCGTAGCTAACGATCAGCCCGATGAGGGTGTCACAGTGGGGACACCGAAGTGGCTCTCGTCCGGCCGGCGAGTTGCTGGCGGCAATCGAATCCGCGTCGACCGTCAGATCGCCGAGTCCGGACGATTCGTCGGTATCGTCCTCGCTCATTGGTTTCTCCGGACGTACCACTGCTGTCGATGTGGCCACTCGAGCGCGGCGGCTCGTCGTGTACGATACTGTCGTCGTGCGAGACGTTTATGTCTCGGTAGGAGTAAACGAAACATGGCTTTCAAATCCCGTGTCGGGGATTGGAAGCCAGTCTCGGGTGTTCCCGCACCCGGGGCACTTTCGTATGCCCCCGCTGGAGCCTGACTTCCAGCCAAATATTCCGGTGGTTGTGACTTATATCTAATGGAAAACGAGGAGATTGGAGTCCACTGTCCCGTTGAATCGCCATTCTAGAGATCGATACGACTCTCCATTCTCGGTCCCTGCGGTCTTCTTTTGTACCATCTCTATCAAGATTTATAATACTTATATAGGAATATCATACAAGAACGATTCGTGGCAATTTGGTCAAGTCGATCAGAGACTGACGAGACGTCGTCCGCGGCGGCACTCGCACAACAGGGGATGGACTCCGAGAGCGAGTCCGCCGCCAGCGGGGCTAGCCTCAAGCAGGAAGAGGCCGAGCAACGGTACAACCGTGACATCACCAGCCACGATCAACTGCTTCACCTCCAGCGCCTAGAGGAACGCCACGGCCAGCAGTTCCAGCAGTGGGTCGACGAGGGAATCCCTCGAGAGGCGATGGGCGACCCCGAGGCAATGGCCCAGTACCGGCAGGAAGGTGGCGCGACTGCAACGGCTAGCGCAGATAGCGCGGCTGTGCAACGGAGCTCGAGCGCCCCCGCGTCGGGAGCCTCGGATGGTGCTCAGGCTGCAGTGCAGCAGGTTCTCGAGAAATCGGGCCACCCGATCGATCCCGACCTGACCACGCAACTCAACGAGCGGATGGATGCTGACTTCTGGGACGTGCGGATTCACACGGGCTCGGAAGCGGCGGCGGCCTGTGACGCGATCGACGCTCGAGCCTTCACGTGTGGGTCTGACATCGTGTTCAACTCCGGCGAGTACGAGCCCGATTCGCCCGAGGGCCAGTATCTGCTTGCGCACGAACTCGCCCACGTCAAACAGCAAAACGGCGGGGCCGAGGTCAGCATGATGCCGCAGGAAGAGGCCGAGTTGGAGATCGATCCTGATCCGCGACTCGAGCGGGAGGCCGACGACGCAGCGACGAACGCGCTCGAAGACGGGCCTGTCGTGGTCAACCGAAAGGGGATAGACACGCATATCCAGCGGTCTGCCAAGGGCGACGGAATGTTGTACGAAGCCGTCGAAGACCTACAAAATCAGGTCGAGGGGTTGGAAAATCGCCAATCACAAATCATGGAAACGATGCTTGAAGCAACCCCAGGTGCTCCCGAAGGCTTTGATCTGAAGGGTGCTGCGGCCAAGGGAGTGGCTGGCTTTGCGGCTGGCGCATCTGTGGGATCAATTTTGGGCCCCGGCGCAGCCATAACTGGAGCCGGAGGCGCATTCATTGGCATGGCGAGTGCAGTAGCTGGAGACGTTGCCAAGGAAACCGTTGGCACCCTGGCGGACGGTCGTCCCGGTGGAAAAGCCGAGATGATCGAGGATATGTACCTCGACATGGCCAAAATGTACGAGGAATTCATTGAGGAAAGGAAAGATCACGCCGACAGCTCAGAGGGTGTGTTGAATATGGGTGAGGTTACACAATGAAGGCTGTCATCACTGGCGAAAATGATGAGCGCGTTGGTGTTAATCTTCTTGATAATAACGGTGCTGAGCACGG contains:
- a CDS encoding DUF4157 domain-containing protein; the encoded protein is MDSESESAASGASLKQEEAEQRYNRDITSHDQLLHLQRLEERHGQQFQQWVDEGIPREAMGDPEAMAQYRQEGGATATASADSAAVQRSSSAPASGASDGAQAAVQQVLEKSGHPIDPDLTTQLNERMDADFWDVRIHTGSEAAAACDAIDARAFTCGSDIVFNSGEYEPDSPEGQYLLAHELAHVKQQNGGAEVSMMPQEEAELEIDPDPRLEREADDAATNALEDGPVVVNRKGIDTHIQRSAKGDGMLYEAVEDLQNQVEGLENRQSQIMETMLEATPGAPEGFDLKGAAAKGVAGFAAGASVGSILGPGAAITGAGGAFIGMASAVAGDVAKETVGTLADGRPGGKAEMIEDMYLDMAKMYEEFIEERKDHADSSEGVLNMGEVTQ
- a CDS encoding transposase, whose translation is MPQADAELEIDPDPRLEREAEEAAQQAMADGPVTINRMGSEMHIQRSAKGETEYVTKDEVLEIVDNYYRGHVEEQAESDPTAAGPERDTARGSLEQSSSSAESSGFFGKMREAWENTKSVGSDLSQAMTKGAIGSLAGAGGKIVGKVGGGSLGALLGGAVGSLAGPVGTGAGAAVGYQIGGTLGGEILGGAAGDVAKQLTDYSLPNEHAASVADLQQKYQALEEKVKQLENEQMATGGGRSRGLSQSISGGN